In a single window of the Acyrthosiphon pisum isolate AL4f chromosome X, pea_aphid_22Mar2018_4r6ur, whole genome shotgun sequence genome:
- the LOC115033175 gene encoding uncharacterized protein LOC115033175 produces the protein MYLEVIECLHHVNKSIYGVPAIVVFIASNVADIIMTIYGQLLFPRDYMNDSSLVFSSICLLTKIFNVLILYMIGDSTEKEVNRMSLVLHQRSVIEKNPRIKRQIKFFLLRRKHEHYHFKLYGMCHINIRQLFGLSSKAIGYLVTQILFKLNK, from the exons ATGTATTTGGAAGTTATAGAATGCTTACATCACGTCAATAAATCGATATATGGTGTGCCTGCTATTGTGGTTTTCATTGCATCAAATGTCGCTGATATCATTATGACTATATACGGACAATTATTGTTTCCTAGAGATTATATGAATGATTCTTCTTTGGTTTTTTCTTCCATATGCTTGTTAACGAAAATATTCAATGTTCTAATCTTATACATGATTGGTGACTCTACGGAAAAAGag GTAAATCGGATGAGTCTTGTCTTACATCAACGATCCGTCATAGAAAAAAACCCTAGGATTAAAcgtcag atcaagttttttttactacGCAGAAAACACGAACACTACCATTTCAAGCTGTATGGAAtgtgtcatattaatataagacaACTATTTGGTTTATCAAGCAAAGCAATTGGTTATTTAGTAActcaaattttgttcaaattgaataaataa